Proteins from one Impatiens glandulifera chromosome 2, dImpGla2.1, whole genome shotgun sequence genomic window:
- the LOC124926737 gene encoding long-chain-alcohol oxidase FAO4A-like, whose protein sequence is MDQAVLIEIGSIDSQRFSSHDDQKPQKTHLSSRLMESLTALCEAFLPSIDVSDKLNLDDSTVAFFKTSALMTGTPLLVAELIERRVNHPKKYLMLLTLWLLSTWIGTFLLCGRLSLSTKYPYFLRLSQISQRKREKILQNWANNFIPQLRMFFTSVKFLILLTYFTQVNEKNENQSWKAIGYCGPDPEQKSKFQKSKESAPPLPNLIQNQDEQQEHDEPINKEDLFGPLYKGIINLKQPHQIVAEALRHSKFPISFPTPPNQPNSPTFTIKCDAVVVGSGSGGGVIAGILANAGYKVVVLEKGKYFARQSLSLLEGNTMDQMYQGNGLLSTDNMSLLVLAGSTVGGGSTINWSASIPTPQHVIKEWSENYGLELFDSKLYKEAVQTVCDKMGVQSSVDNEGFNNEVLRKGCQELGYPVKNIPRNSTSDHYCGWCCLGCKDGKKKGTSETWLVDLVKSGNGVILPRSEAIKVIQKRDKGLKRGKACGVVFEFKYNGVKEIYNVESKVTIIAGGALNTPYLLKRSGLKNPNIGKNLHLHPVSMAWGYFPNTWPEPGKRSYEGGIMTAMSTVAADFDKSGYGSLIQTPALHPGMFSVLMPWISGADFKTRMLRFSRTAHVFALARDTSSGTISSPSSITYSLESSDEERLQKGLEKVLRILAAAGAEEIGTHDKIGRVLNVKTSSSHEFERFVKEESMEAVKGRSSPICSAHQMGSCRMGLDPINSVVSQTGETWEVEGLYVGDTSVFPTALGMNPMVTVQAIAYCTAQSVLGFLKRKKST, encoded by the exons ATGGATCAAGCTGTGTTGATTGAAATTGGGAGCATCGATTCTCAAAGGTTTTCCAGTCATGATGATCAAAAGCCACAAAAAACTCATCTTTCCTCACGTCTTATGGAGTCCTTAACCGCTCTCTGCGAAGCCTTCCTCCCTTCCATCGATGTTTCAGATAAACTAAACCTCGACGACTCAACCGTTGCATTCTTCAAAACCTCCGCTCTAATGACCGGGACCCCTCTTCTT GTGGCGGAGCTCATAGAACGACGAGTGAATCACCCGAAGAAGTACTTAATGTTATTGACCTTATGGCTTCTATCAACATGGATAGGCACTTTCTTGCTATGTGGAAGGCTTAGTTTATCGACTAAATATCCTTACTTTTTGAGGCTATCGCAAATTTCTCAAAGAAAGAGGGAAAAGATATTACAAAATTGGGCTAACAACTTCATTCCCCAGCTTAGGATGTTCTTTACAAGCGTGAAGTTTCTCATACTCCTCACTTACTTCACCCAG GTGAATGAGAAGAATGAAAACCAATCTTGGAAAGCAATAGGCTATTGTGGGCCTGATCCagaacaaaaatcaaaatttcaaaagtcCAAAGAATCAGCTCCTCCATTACCAAATCtcatacaaaatcaagatgaaCAACAAGAGCATGATGAACCTATCAACAAAGAAGACCTCTTTGGACCCCTTTACAAAGGCATCATAAATCTTAAACAACCCCACCAAATAGTAGCCGAAGCCCTCCGTCATTCCAAATTCCCCATATCCTTCCCAACTCCCCCAAACCAACCAAATTCCCCAACTTTCACCATCAAATGCGACGCAGTTGTAGTTGGTTCAGGATCAGGTGGCGGCGTAATCGCTGGAATATTAGCCAATGCTGGTTACAAAGTGGTTGTCCTTGAAAAGGGTAAGTATTTTGCAAGACAAAGTCTTTCCCTCCTTGAAGGAaacactatggatcaaatgtaCCAAGGAAATGGCTTACTTTCAACAGATAACATGAGCCTTCTCGTTCTTGCTGGTTCAACAGTTGGTGGTGGATCAACCATTAATTGGTCAGCCTCCATTCCAACTCCTCAACATGTTATCAAAGAATGGAGTGAAAACTATGGCCTTGAACTTTTCGATAGTAAACTCTACAAAGAAGCTGTTCAAACTGTTTGCGACAAAATGGGAGTTCAATCTAGTGTTGACAATGAAGGGTTCAATAATGAAGTTTTAAGAAAAGGATGTCAAGAATTAGGTTACCCGGTTAAAAACATCCCTCGAAATTCGACCTCTGATCATTACTGCGGCTGGTGTTGCCTCGGCTGTAAAGATGGAAAAAAGAAAG gTACATCGGAAACTTGGCTTGTCGATTTAGTAAAGTCAGGAAACGGCGTAATTCTTCCAAGATCCGAAGCTATAAAAGTTATACAAAAGAGAGACAAGGGATTGAAAAGAGGAAAGGCTTGTGGTGTTGTGTTTGAGTTTAAGTACAATGgagtaaaagaaatatataatgtGGAATCAAAAGTGACAATTATAGCTGGTGGAGCTCTTAATACACCTTATTTACTCAAAAGGAGTGGTTTGAAAAACCCTAATATTGGAAAAAACCTTCATTTACATCCAGTTTCTATGGCGTGGGGTTACTTTCCTAACACATGGCCCGAACCGGGTAAGAGGAGCTATGAGGGTGGAATAATGACTGCAATGTCAACTGTAGCCGCCGACTTTGATAAGTCGGGATATGGAAGTTTGATTCAAACACCGGCTCTCCATCCAG GTATGTTCTCGGTTCTTATGCCATGGATATCCGGAGCCGACTTCAAGACGCGAATGCTAAGGTTTTCGAGAACAGCCCATGTTTTTGCTCTCGCTAGGGACACGAGTTCAGGGACAATATCATCTCCGAGCTCTATAACTTATTCGTTGGAAAGTTCCGATGAAGAGAGGCTTCAGAAAGGATTGGAGAAGGTTTTGAGGATATTGGCTGCAGCCGGGGCAGAGGAGATTGGGACTCACGATAAAATCGGAAGAGTTTTGAACGTGAAGACTTCGAGCTCTCACGAGTTTGAGAGGTTCGTGAAGGAGGAGAGTATGGAGGCAGTGAAGGGTCGGTCTTCACCCATATGTTCGGCTCATCAGATGGGGAGTTGTCGTATGGGGTTGGACCCGATTAACTCGGTTGTGAGTCAGACGGGGGAGACTTGGGAGGTGGAAGGGTTGTATGTAGGGGATACAAGTGTTTTTCCAACTGCATTAGGTATGAATCCTATGGTTACTGTCCAAGCCATTGCTTATTGCACTGCTCAGTCTGTTCTTGGGTTcttgaagaggaagaaaagcaCATGA